The following coding sequences are from one Diadema setosum chromosome 9, eeDiaSeto1, whole genome shotgun sequence window:
- the LOC140233335 gene encoding lactadherin-like, producing the protein MVLGQGLEKITCGKKWDRRSGSFVQQELVSVPPASKLAMMMSQWAPHISTVSSCLDPGIPRDAVPLGLESYVIPNSSITASSTSQGNINVFGPARGRLHMNHAPGTAGAWCADKPFSNNEWIQTFQGNVDSSTVVYNALPRPQNCQAVRVAPIAYRIHICLRLEVYEQTPGVPNDVRPLGMESEDILNSSLQISGSASIGSGALWRLNHNPSYAGVVPSGYEWIQVDLLTQLEVVGIATQGSKPDIGSWVTSYKVSSGTDGVNFDVVQESCGDMIFTANWDCQTVVFNRLPDPLSCRYLRLLPISWNSETNNVFRIELYAGL; encoded by the exons ATGGTACTCGGTCAAGGGCTAGAAAAGATCACTTGTGGCAAGAAGTGGGACCGGCGTAGCGGGTCATTCGTTCAGCAGGAATTGGTCTCGGTACCACCAGCTTCAAAGCTAGCcatgatgatgtcacaatggGCGCCACACATATCGACAGTATCGAGTTGCTTAGACCCAG GCATACCAAGGGATGCCGTACCTCTCGGCCTAGAGAGCTACGTCATTCCCAACTCCAGCATCACAGCATCCAGCACTAGCCAAGGGAACATAAATGTCTTTGGACCCGCCAGGGGGCGACTGCATATGAATCATGCGCCCGGTACTGCAGGAGCGTGGTGTGCCGACAAACCTTTTTCCAATAACGAGTGGATCCAG ACATTCCAGGGTAACGTTGATAGCAGCACGGTAGTCTACAACGCCCTGCCACGCCCACAAAACTGCCAGGCAGTGAGAGTTGCGCCGATCGCCTACCGTATACATATTTGTCTGCGACTGGAAGTATACGAGCAGACCCCAG gaGTTCCGAATGACGTCAGGCCCTTGGGGATGGAGAGTGAGGATATACTAAATTCCAGTCTCCAGATATCTGGCTCCGCAAGCATAGGGTCTGGCGCCCTCTGGCGCCTCAACCATAACCCCAGCTATGCAGGTGTAGTGCCAAGCGGATACGAGTGGATTCAG GTGGATCTGCTGACCCAGCTCGAAGTCGTCGGAATAGCCACCCAGGGAAGTAAACCTGACATTGGATCATGGGTGACATCCTACAAAGTATCCTCCGGGACAGATGGAGTAAATTTCGATGTTGTTCAGGAATCTTGTGGAGACATG ATCTTCACGGCCAACTGGGACTGTCAAACGGTGGTGTTCAATCGTCTCCCCGACCCGTTGTCTTGCCGTTATCTCCGCCTTCTCCCTATTTCTTGGAACTCCGAAACAAACAACGTCTTTCGCATAGAACTCTATGCAGGATTGTAG